The Sphingobacteriales bacterium genome segment TGATTTTGTAAATAATCTGATTTGGATTTCGGATTTATGATTTTGAACCTGTCTGCTTTAATCCGGGTTATTTTTAAAACATAAATCCTACTACAACTAAATTACCCATGGCATTATTTTTTAAAAAACTTTAAAAACCTATTTATTTTCTGTTGTTTTATTTTCAGATCAATAACCTGATCAATTTCATCATCTGTCATGTCGTCAATGTTATCTTCCTCATTTTCCCAATCATAAACAATGGGTTTTGGTCCTGAATTTCTGAAAATGACAGCAAGAATAAAACCCACAACAGCTCCCCCCAAATGAGATTCCCAA includes the following:
- a CDS encoding rhomboid family intramembrane serine protease, which gives rise to HIGASGWVYACLSFLFFGSLFSRNNNFLAFSLVLVFLYGAMIWGIIPLRQEAFISWESHLGGAVVGFILAVIFRNSGPKPIVYDWENEEDNIDDMTDDEIDQVIDLKIKQQKINRFLKFFKK